A window from Podospora bellae-mahoneyi strain CBS 112042 chromosome 1 map unlocalized CBS112042p_1, whole genome shotgun sequence encodes these proteins:
- a CDS encoding uncharacterized protein (COG:S; EggNog:ENOG503PDRM) — translation MIDTATTLPPNPSPDSPPPPSSSSSSSSPPPPPPPPGAPVVDFAGLAHDSLMVNIIASASICWFIAALFVALRFYTRGVLIKVIGGSDWSILVALIFAGATCGGVIEQATHGAGQHVWDLDPNDTPSAIAWGRAAWYCILFYLITLCFSKISILLLYIHLFTFKWARLAGQILLGIVIITHLFMALATFTACIPLNSYWDFTVEKKYCHAQSVWWSNTGMHMVTDFLIFLLPMPVVWSIRLPRRQKLALSGVFGFGFLVCFISILRLMQLIRVQTDLDFTYAAAELSYLTAVEVNGAIVCACVMTLKPFIAKFFPGLLSSRASGSSNGQSGAGDSNQYYNYAEGRINGRGPPTIGSRPSKGVRNDLGSLASPTDLQYGFQGLGSSGEESENFQEKGGSRRNSKHWLGVVDGGAMGVRGNHDRYVEIRDGTDSGWAVDVERGKNLSSSPVSLRSLVSRSRPGEDARMDYMLRTGRLSPGAAVPDDRIRVDTRLLSQRSSSDFGDKFFYSCSCSSGSRWKLNAVRCVIVAVGCLVFERPLEPVSYKLTGRIMTYMSATLELVREPSWG, via the exons ATGATTGACACCGCCACCACAttaccacccaacccctcaccagattctccacctccgccatcatcatcatcatcatcatcctcaccaccaccgccgccgccgccgccagggGCCCCAGTAGTCGACTTTGCAGGTCTAGCCCATGACTCTCTTATGGTCAATATCATTGCCTCGGCTTCGATATGTTGGTTCATCGCAGCCCTTTTTGTGGCCCTCCGATTTTACACTAGAGGGGTCCTGATCAAAGTGATTGGGGGCTCAGACTGGAGTATACTTGTTGCCTTG ATATTCGCTGGCGCAACATGCGGAGGGGTGATTGAACAAGCAACACACGGCGCAGGTCAGCACGTCTGGGATCTTGACCCCAACGACACCCCCTCGGCGATTGCCTGGGGCCGGGCGGCCTGGTACTGCATCTTGTTCTACCTCATCACGCTTTGCTTCTCCAAAATCAGCATCCTGCTGCTGTATATCCATTTGTTCACCTTCAagtgggcgaggttggcggggCAGATCCTGCTCGGGATTGTGATCATCACGCACCTGTTCATGGCGCTGGCGACGTTTACGGCGTGTATACCGCTGAATAGCTATTGGGATTTTACCGTGGAGAAAAAGTACTGCCATGCGCAGAGTGTTTGGTGGAGCAATACGGGGATGCATAtgg TGACTGACTTTTTGATCTTTTTGTTGCCCATGCCGGTTGTCTGGTCCatccgcctccctcgccgccagaAGCTGGCATTGTCGGGggtgtttggttttgggttCTTGGTCTGTTTTATTTCTATCCTTCGACTGATGCAGCTTATTCGGGTTCAGACCGACCTTGATTTCACCTACGCCGCTGCCGAGCTCAGCTATCTTACCGCAGTTGAGGTTAACGGTGCTATTGTTTGCGCCTGTGTCATGACGTTGAAACCTTTTATCGCCAAGTTCTTCCCTGGGCTTCTCAGCTCGAGGGCATCAGGATCGTCGAATGGGCAAAGTGGTGCGGGGGATAGCAACCAGTATTATAATTACGCGGAGGGGCGGATCAACGGACGAGGGCCTCCTACGATTGGGAGCAGGCCGTCAAAGGGAGTGCGGAATGACTTGGGGTCGTTGGCCAGTCCGACGGATTTGCAGTATGGATTCCAGGGATTGGGGTcgtcgggggaggagtcggagAACTTTCAGGAAAAGGGAGGGAGTAGGAGGAACAGCAAACATTggcttggggtggtggatgggggagcgatgggggtgagggggaatCATGATCGGTATGTGGAGATTAGGGATGGGACGGATTCTGGGTGGGCAGTGGATgttgagagggggaaaaaCTTGAGTTCTAGTCCTGTCAGCCTGAGGTCTCTGGTTAGCAGGAGTCGGCCGGGGGAGGATGCTCGGATGGATTATATGCTCAGGACGGGCAGGTTAAGTCCTGGGGCTGCGGTGCCGGATGACAGGATTAGAGTTGATACGAGGTTACTATCACAAAGGAGTAGTAGTGACTTTGGTGACAAATTTTTCTATTCTTGTTCATGCTCTTCGGGTTCTCGGTGGAAGTTGAATGCCGTTCGGTGTGTCATTGTGGCGGtgggttgtttggttttCGAAAGACCACTAGAACCTGTCAGTTACAAGTTGACGGGTAGGATCATGACTTACATGTCCGCCACACTTGAATTGGTCCGAGAGCCTTCCTGGGGCTGA
- a CDS encoding uncharacterized protein (COG:S; EggNog:ENOG503P35C), with product MSPKTLRIGVLLELVQLSDIMGIDLFGNLSASYLNQVLPLDPKFGAFTPHAMNIEFFYIASSLEPATTTPPNASLPNSIGGFRFLPNVTYDDCPRDLDIILIGGPLPTHRPEAADRFMKEAWGKTRVWMTTCIGSLWLASTGLLEGKKVTTNKEFLPVARAGFPGTEWVYQRWVVDEKPYEGDGKGSSGQREGGG from the exons ATgtcccccaaaaccctccgcatcggcgtcctcctcgagctAGTCCAGCTCTCCGACATCATGGGCATCGATCTCTTCGGCAACCTCTCGGCCAGCTACTTGAACCAGGTCCTTCCTCTCGACCCCAAGTTTGGCGCCTTTACCCCTCACGCAATGAACATTGAGTTCTTTTacatcgcctcctccctcgaacCGGCAACCACCACGCCCCCCAACGCCTCCCTGCCAAACTCCATCGGCGGGTTCAGATTCTTGCCCAATGTGACCTATGATGACTGTCCGAGGGACCTTGACATCATCCTCATTGGCGGCCCGCTGCCCACCCATAGACCTGAAGCAGCGGACAGGTTCATGAAGGAGGCCTGGGGCAAGACGAGGGTGTGGATGACGACTTGCATTGGGAGCTTGTGGCTGGCTTCGactgggttgttggaggggaagaaggtgaccACCAACAAGGAGTTTTTGCCTGTGGCGCGAGCGGGATTTCCCGGCACCGAGTGGGTTTACcagaggtgggtggtggatgagaagccTTATGAGGGGGATGGCAAGGGGAGCTCTGGACAGCGGGAGGGCGGGGGCTG A
- a CDS encoding uncharacterized protein (EggNog:ENOG503PNRV), which produces MHFFCCMFASSCDNIPSHQPRITENLDAMAILPSIPGLTVTVEVADRPTKEYDDPDADSMQIEMQRDEFDHHATPDLPYIIKYIEAKPGAFYHYRVSIQPRRFHYVSDHVGFTVVNDGRETGMTHLTFNDRVEKLGLSLVERTVGSTVSRTRGGNYINRFFCFSALNVVESDQFTTDQVKKQTARAKETGVLKVHLYHMDVSEGYKPQIISGSGTENERTVTMAEKSPQRAGLLTASRAPSFALGLIILGCTQQTTIMIRKNAPLRFLSSVIVRKRVSSKKALFRGQRSPAMSRR; this is translated from the exons ATGCATTTCTTCTGCTGCATGTTTGCATCAAGTTGCGACaacatcccatctcatcaaccacgcATCACCGAGAATCTGGACGCCATGGCTATTCTCCCATCCATTCCTGGTCTCACCGTGACAGTGGAGGTGGCAGACAGACCCACGAAAGAATATGACGACCCCGACGCGGATTCCATGCAGATTGAGATGCAACGTGACGAGTTTGATCACCACGCCACCCCCGACCTTCCGTATATCATCAAGTACATTGAAGCCAAACCTGGGGCCTTTTATCATTACCGAGTCAGCATTCAGCCTCGACGATTTCACTACGTATCCGATCATGTTGGCTTCACTGTCGTCAATGACGGCCGCGAGACAGGCATGACCCATTTAACATTTAATGACCGTGTCGAGAAACTCGGTCTCAGCCTCGTAGAGCGGACAGTGGGTTCGACGGTGTCACGAACTCGTGGGGGTAACTACATCAATCgatttttttgtttttcagCTCTCAATGTTG TCGAGTCGGACCAGTTCACGACCGATCAAGTCAAAAAGCAGACCGCTCGAGCGAAAGAAACCGGGGTTCTTAAAGTCCATTTGTATCACATGGACGTATCTGAAGGCTATAAGCCGCAAATAATCAGTGGTTCTGGTACCGAGAATGAAAGGACGGTGACCATGGCCGAAAAAAGCCCTCAAAGGGCAGGGCTGTTGACTGCGTCACGAG CTCCGTCGTTCGCCCTCGGGCTGATCATCCTGGGTTGTACCCAACAGACAACTATCATGATCCGAAAAAACGCCCCTTTGCGGTTTTTGAGTTCCGTTATCGTTCGAAAG AGGGTCTCATCAAAGAAGGCATTATTCCGCGGCCAACGGTCTCCGGCGATGTCCAGGAGATGA
- a CDS encoding uncharacterized protein (EggNog:ENOG503PU7Q): MSFVKKEEGGHIKGEPGGKFDMSKIPMAPPKATSKALMKPKDEGKPNFFALPEYKPPAGRGRRKGRYRGRNYITHSVGNFRIKTVYNCDRDEVKMSVLSINAFTPSALRRAHAEADWASVERTIFEKLRRAHFNIQPVPDDFGKLGVCMSHSLIFHAPIGFGSMDDSNSVLINRDVSFRVRPMNNLPQPTPMQYQVNDFKRGSAPVIKTEPFSAAPSTSSAASQELKSIFSHQGPVPAFSLFGSTLPGAR, translated from the exons ATGTCGTTCGTTaagaaggaagaagggggtcaTATCAAGGGCGAGCCCGGTGGAAAGTTTGACATGTCGAAGATTCCAATGGCTCCCCCCAAGGCCACCTCCAAAGCCTTGATGAAGCCCAAAGACGAGGGCAAACCG AACTTCTTCGCACTGCCCGAGTACAAACCGCCGGCCGGCCGTGGTCGTCGCAAGGGTCGCTATCGAGGTAGAAACTACATCACCCATTCTGTCGGCAATTTTCGCATAAAGACAGTGTACAACTGTGACCGTGATGAAGTCAAAATGTCTGTTTTAAGTATCAATGCATTCACTCCATCTGCCTTGAGAAGGGCGCACGCAGAAGCGGACTGGGCTTCGGTCGAGCGAACTATTTTCGAGAAATTACGTCGAGCCCATTTCAACATTCAGCCAGTTCCTGATGACTTTGGCAAGCTCGGTGTGTGTATGAGCCATTCTTTGATTTTCCATGCTCCCATTGGTTTTGGGTCAATGGACGACAGCAATTCAGTTCTCATCAACAGGGACGTGTCTTTCAGAGTTCGCCCTATGAACAATTTACCCCAGCCTACGCCGATGCAGTATCAGGTCAACGATTTCAAGCGCGGTTCTGCCCCAGTCATCAAGACCGAGCCGTTTTCCGCTGCGCCCTCCACAAGCAGCGCTGCTTCACAGGAACTCAAATCGATCTTCTCTCACCAGGGGCCCGTTCCTGCGTTTTCCCTTTTCGGCTCGACCCTCCCGGGCGCCCGCTAG
- the PHR1_1 gene encoding DNA photolyase phr1 (EggNog:ENOG503NUHD; COG:L; COG:T) — MAPKFPPLRCPCGQCCANKGSWKRIGSGRDVRDTMTSTTIGRLGVRLAIVAILTCRCTKQTGHRCKQVFAVSLLSSFTKSSMFLLLRACRLSQGIASLSTRHLHSHYCRPALNFTIMPASRYPKRKPSANSAPSTNGTLNGTNGFIKPDPDQPPPEKKRKTVLAEPSSEPSLSSDPLREPHPFHQDAEKHGIVLRKYYPHEMSTARARAYNNNELPRPIELLKAAQADTAEHRANTPVAGAVVHWFKMDLRTTDNTALFCASQKAQAAGVPLIALYILSPQDFEAHLTAPVRVDFMLRTLEILKKDLAALDIPLWVETVKKRKEIPSRIVELMSEWGASHLFANMEYEVDELRRDARMARLLAKRGLVMEVLHDTCIVPPGRLTSGSGGQYAVYTPWFRTWVRHVHENLDLLELVETPTKNPESTRQKFAHLFQCPIPSAPENKTLSKEDRERFRALWPAGEHEAMKRLSKFADQAIGKYQQNRNIPSNPGTSSLSVHFASGTLSARTAVRTARGRNNTKKLDGGERGDPDLDQRGCVEDFTSIMNKPFKPEYANIEWSYNMEHFDAWKEGRTGFPIVDAAMRQLRSMGWVHNRCRMIVASFLCKDLLLDWRMGEKYFMEHLVDGDFASNNGGWGFSASVGVDPQPYFRIFNPLLQSEKFDPDGEYIRKWVPELKEVKGKAIHDPYGRGLPPWLSRQGIRSTLLSIKVQEKGHWLHTRRE, encoded by the exons ATGGCCCCAAAATTCCCGCCATTAAGGTGTCCCTGCGGTCAGTGCTGCGCTAACAAAGGAAGCTGGAAACGGATCGGATCGGGGCGCGATGTCAGAGACACCATGACGTCCACCACGATCGGGCGGCTGGGGGTCCGATTGGCAATCGTAGCAATCCTGACGTGCCGCTGCACAAAACAAACGGGCCACCGCTGTAAGCAAGTGTTTGCAGTGTcccttctttcctctttcaCAAAAAGTTCCATGTTTCTCCTACTTCGTGCTTGTAGACTCTCGCAAGGTATTGCCTCTCTGTCCACTCGCCACCTACACTCCCACTACTGTCGGCCAGCTCTCAACTTTACCATCATGCCGGCTAGTAGATATCCCAAACGAAAGCCCTCCGCCAACAGTGCGCCAAGCACTAATGGCACGTTGAATGGTACCAACGGGTTCATCAAGCCCGACCCTGACCAACCGCCTCCAgagaagaagcgcaagaCCGTCCTCGCCGAACCCTCTTCCGAACCATCTCTGTCGTCAGACCCCTTGCGAGAGCCgcaccccttccaccaagATGCCGAAAAACATGGCATCGTCCTCCGGAAGTACTACCCTCACGAAATGTCCACTGCGCGTGCCAGGGCATACAACAACAATGAGTTGCCCCGACCTATCGAGCTGCTAAAGGCTGCACAGGCAGATACAGCTGAACACAGAGCCAACACGCCAGTTGCAGGGGCGGTGGTGCACTGGTTCAAGATGGACTTGAGAACAACAGACAACACGGCTCTGTTTTGTGCCAGTCAAAAGGCTCAGGCTGCTGGCGTGCCACTCATTGCGCTGTACATCCTCAGTCCGCAAGACTTTGAGGCACACTTGACTGCTCCTGTGAGGGTGGACTTTATGCTGCGGACACTGGAAATCTTGAAGAAGGACCTTGCGGCGCTGGATATCCCTCTCTGGGTCGAGActgtgaagaagagaaaggagatACCAAGCAGGATTGTGGAACTGATGAGCGAATGGGGAGCTAGTCACTTATTTGCCAACATGGAGTACGAAGTGGACGAGCTGAGAAGGGACGCCAGGATGGCGAGACTGCTGGCAAAAAGGGGGCTTGTCATGGAGGTGTTGCATGATACCTGTATTGTGCCGCCGGGGAGGCTGACAAGTGGAAGCGGTGGGCAATATGCAGTGTACACACCCTGGTTCAGGACTTGGGTTCGACACGTTCACGAGAATCTAGACTTGTTGGAGCTGGTTGAAACCCCAACGAAGAATCCCGAGTCCACGAGACAAAAGTTTGCTCATCTCTTCCAGTGTCCAATACCCTCAGCACCAGAAAACAAGACCCTGAGCAAGGAGGATCGGGAACGGTTTCGGGCTTTATGGCCGGCTGGGGAGCACGAGGCAATGAAACGGTTGTCCAAGTTTGCAGACCAAGCCATTGGGAAGTATCAACAAAACCGAAACATCCCTTCCAACCCCGGCACCTCCAGCCTTTCTGTTCACTTTGCTAGTGGCACACTCAGCGCGAGGACAGCTGTTCGGACAGCCCGTGGTCGTAACAATACGAAAAAACTCGACGGAGGGGAACGAGGGGATCCAGACTTGGATCAGCGAGGTTGCGTGGAGGACTTTACAAGCAT CATGAACAAGCCCTTCAAACCAGAGTACGCCAACATTGAGTGGTCCTACAACATGGAGCACTTTGACGCTTGGAAAGAAGGACGTACCGGATTTCCCATCGTCGACGCCGCCATGCGCCAGCTCCGTTCCATGGGTTGGGTGCACAACCGCTGCCGGATGATTGTTGCTTCCTTTCTGTGCAAGGACCTGCTTCTTGactggaggatgggggagaagTACTTTATGGAGCATCTTGTCGACGGCGATTTTGCGAGCAATAacggaggatgggggttttCGGCATCAGTGGGCGTGGACCCGCAGCCATACTTCCGCATCTTCAACCCGCTGCTGCAGAGTGAGAAGTTTGACCCTGATGGAGAGTACATTCGCAAGTGGGTTCCAGAGCTGAAGGAAgtcaagggcaaggcaaTCCACGACCCATATGGGCGAGGGCTGCCGCCTTGGCTATCAAGGCAGGGTATCCGAAGCACATTGTTGAGCATAAAGGTGCAAGAGAAAGGACATTGGCTGCATACAAGAAGGGAATAG
- the RPS21_1 gene encoding 40S ribosomal protein S21 (COG:J; EggNog:ENOG503P5CA) yields MRAQPVVHFLFESCGGVYSGLCTQAHRPRHPPNHSKTDRNSRLLKFCQSCPLRHRKANPNPSFRSTHHQVAAMENDKGEIVDLYVPRKCSATGRIIKAKDHGSCQITIAKVDENGRAIQGENVIYALSGFVRAMGESDDALNRLAQRDGLLKNVWSAQR; encoded by the exons ATGAGGGCCCAACCTGTGGTCCACTTCCTTTTTGAGAGCTGTGGTGGGGTCTATTCTGGTCTGTGCACACAAGCCCACAGACCCCGGCACCCACCAAATCACTCCAAAACTGATCGAAATTCAAGACTCTTGAAATTTTGCCAGTCCTGCCCTCTCCGACACCGCAaagcaaacccaaacccgtCTTTTCGCAGCACTCATCACCAAGTCGCAGCCATGGAGAACGACAAGGGAGAGATCGTCGATCT TTACGTCCCCCGCAAGTGCTCTGCGACGGGCCGCatcatcaaggccaaggacCACGGTTCTTGCCAGatcaccatcgccaaggTCGACGAGAACGGCCGGGCCATCCAGGGCGAGAACGTCATCTATGCTCTCTCCGGTTTCGTTCGCGCCATGGGCGAGAGCGACGATGCTCTGAACAGACTTGCTCAGCGTGACGGTCTCCTCAAGAACGTCTGGTCTGCCCAGAGATAA
- the SLX4_1 gene encoding 5'-flap endonuclease (EggNog:ENOG503Q4XE; COG:L): MSSLHFVVISRSSGFAHSFRLSNATRSLSLTTVHSVLHASKRSFVTTSRNQDQGPLFEKAKIMDPKLYTKSAAPSSTKWPAPSPSASILVISPTNKVLLLKRVKTASSFASAHVFPGGNVDEFHDGVTAKDEHLDNIVYRNAAIRETFEETGILLSKSPVEVSDEVRDKGRKDVYNRQITFGDWVKNHGGVADTDSLIPFTRWITPPPAKKRFTTQMYLYFLPYDSFDGKLKPKVSNTHLIGWKDKVISPSVIFAPGQLYRDETVLSLESPGPELGAQKGNTRGGDAERVVVVEFERKSGPRGIKIVDRGEVGRLWEEKERKGARI, encoded by the exons ATGAGCTCTTTGCATTTTGTCGTCATATCCAGGAGTTCTGGCTTTGCTCACTCATTCCGGCTCTCTAACGCGACGCGCTCACTCTCACTTACAACCGTCCACTCGGTGCTCCACGCCAGCAAGAGAAGTTTCGTCACAACGTCGAGAAATCAGGACCAAGGGCCCCTTTTtgaaaaagcaaaaataATGGACCCCAAACTGTACACCAAGTCAGCTGCACCGTCGTCGACCAAGTGGCCTGCGCCCAGTCCCAGTGCCAGCATCCTGGTCATCTCGCCCACCAACAAAGTAttgctgttgaagagagTCAAGACGGCCTCTTCTTTTGCGTCCGCGCATGTGTTTCCTGGTGGCAACGTGGATGAGTTTCATGATGGGGTGACGGCCAAGGATGAGCACCTGGACAATATCGTCTATCGAAATGCTGCCATCCGTGAGACTTTTGAAGAGACGGGTATTTTGTTGAGTAAAAGCCCTGTTGAAGTCAGTGATGAAGTGAGGGACAAGGGACGAAAGGATGTCTACAACAGACAGATCACTTTTGGGGATTGGGTCAAGAACCATGGTGGTGTGGCGGACACAG actccctcatccccttcaccaGATGGAtcaccccacccccagccaaaAAGCGCTTCACAACCCAAATGTATCTCTACTTCCTCCCG TACGACTCGTTTGATGGAAAGCTCAAGCCCAAGGTGTCGAATACCCATCTGATTGGCTGGAAGGACAAGGTTATCTCGCCTAGTGTGATATTTGCGCCGGGGCAGCTGTACAGGGACGAGACCGTGTTGAGTTTGGAGTCGCCTGGTCCTGAGCTTGGGGCTCAAAAGGGGAACacgaggggaggggatgcggagagggtggtggttgttgagtttGAGAGGAAGAGTGGCCCGAGGGGGATCAAGATCGTTGAcaggggggaggtggggaggctgtgggaggagaaagagaggaagggggcgaGGATATGA
- a CDS encoding uncharacterized protein (EggNog:ENOG503NYQ3; COG:Z) has translation MEASSFQSIRIRLFSCHRYVQVPNTAKITVPAIAQGCRLIVLQQQLGQYGLISDQFITEFAYEEYQTPTALGQSLMVVPRASAVVPGQTNAEPVAIHSNHHNMVKYTSREDSGYKTVSGHLKDMANDAIKQIPQRWEAEKRSNEGSSLRSQFPVYHKY, from the exons ATGGAGGCATCAAGTTTTCAGTCTATAAGAATAAGGCTTTTTAGCTGCCATAGATATGTCCAGGTCCCCAACACCGCAAAGATTACCGTTCCTGCCATAGCTCAAGGGTGCCGATTAATTGTCCTCCAGCAACAATTGGGTCAGTATGGCCTGATCAGCGATCAATTTATAACCGAATTCGCCTATGAAGAGTACCAGACTCCAACTGCCCTCGGCCAGTCTCTCATG GTGGTGCCACGTGCTTCAGCCGTTGTGCCTGGCCAGACTAATGCAGAGCCAGTCGCAATCCATTCCAACCATCACAACATGGTTAAATACACATCAAGGGAAGACAGCGGATACAAGACAGTATCAGGACACCTCAAGGACATGGCAAATGACGCTATCAAGCAGATTCCGCAGCGCTGGGAGGCAGAGAAAAGATCTAACGAGGGTAGTAGTCTTAGATCGCAGTTTCCGGTTTATCATAAATATTAA
- a CDS encoding uncharacterized protein (EggNog:ENOG503P6A6; COG:S), with the protein MRQRCLPIQFGGRLSSSRHAHVIVPCDLHESQKKMYKGGSCALALRGRDSVYPLPSPASRSSRPKVSPQPAKFEPVPIFPTYHPKMPLKGYGIWKGTPTKWDGTAKPGHGHITFSDTTSTRLDAAVNIESKSSDSRLVYWVIRDLQPVSATFTHSLQALPRGFHPQKGTLETGSLGLDFLRLNLFRPQDGILLSHNTPGTSHNILDYLNPILNQAVVQKADIYLFGEPYNDKTGIHDIHMNQGNSGQWKKDNGIFQDGGIILAFPDGHWEGIFLAFAVQTYKTDEQGMPVGDTFAKLLGGGKQPGEGDEEEPEPIVGDGIKIEAALVNPHGPDQQPTRGDGETVYLLNRSVTTVDLEGWRIVNGSGQSHVLKGVSLAVQSKKGIAVPGVALGNKGGSFL; encoded by the coding sequence ATGAGACAAAGGTGCCTTCCCATTCAATTCGGTGGAAGGTTGAGTTCCTCCCGCCACGCACATGTGATTGTGCCTTGTGACTTACATGAAAGTCAAAAAAAAATGTATAAAGGAGGCAGCTGCGCCCTTGCACTGAGGGGGCGGGATTCAGTTTACCCTCTCCCCTCGCCCGCATCCAGATCTTCCAGACCGAAAGTCTCTCCACAGCCCGCCAAATTCGAACCAGTACCTATTTTCCCAACCTATCACCCCAAAATGCCCCTCAAAGGCTACGGCATCTGGAAAGGCACCCCCACCAAGTGGGACGGGACCGCTAAGCCCGGTCACGGCCACATCACCTTTTcagacaccacctccacccgCCTAGACGCAGCAGTCAACATCGAAAGCAAGTCTTCCGACTCCCGCCTCGTCTACTGGGTCATCCGCGACCTCCAGCCAGTCTCAGCAACCTTTACCCACTCCCTCCAGGCCCTCCCACGGGGTTTCCACCCCCAGAAGGGCACACTCGAAACCGGCAGCCTGGGCCTTGACTTCCTCCGCCTGAACCTCTTCCGCCCCCAAGATGGCATTCTTCTCTCACACAACACGCCCGGAACGAGCCACAACATCCTCGACTATCTCAACCCAATCCTGAACCAAGCTGTCGTACAAAAGGCGGACATTTACCTGTTTGGCGAGCCGTACAATGACAAGACCGGGATTCATGATATCCACATGAATCAAGGGAACTCGGGACagtggaagaaggacaaTGGAATTTTTCAAGACGGCGGAATCATCCTGGCCTTTCCTGATGGTCATTGGGAGGGCATATTTCTTGCGTTTGCCGTGCAGACGTACAAGACTGATGAGCAGGGCATGCCGGTTGGCGACACGTTTGCCAAGTTGCTGGGTGGAGGAAAGCAGcctggtgagggtgatgaggaagagcCGGAGCCGATTGTAGGAGATGGGATCAAGATTGAGGCTGCGTTGGTCAATCCTCATGGACCGGACCAGCAGCCTACcaggggagatggggagacggTGTACTTGCTTAATCGTTCTGTGACGACGGTGGACTTGGAGGGTTGGAGGATTGTGAATGGATCGGGGCAAAGTCATGTCTTGAAAGGAGTGTCTTTGGCAGTGCAGAGCAAGAAGGGGATTGCTGTGCCCGGGGTGGCGTTGGGTAACAAGGGAGGGTCATTTCTTTGA
- a CDS encoding uncharacterized protein (EggNog:ENOG503P03V; COG:S): MAPFKVVVHPLTSEPTDSSHSPSLTAYESEPFSSPNALVFIHGLTAGPHTTDLTHLQAALPSEYSIWELRMRSSYSGWGYSSLDNDVQDLTRLVRYLREDLKIKRIVLMGASTGCQGALEYNNHSSQPPRVDGYILTSPVSDREAANTLWSSEALAESLAVAKELIDQGKECVTMPKKHVPFLQRQSRRRDGGALLPLDYFASDISDEVLADKFGRVNKPLLILPAEKDEMVPASVDKQLLLERWSTAAPKGVVSELSGFIPDADHVVSSSEAQKWLAERVAKFLSSI, from the exons ATGGCCCCCTTCAAAGTCGTCGTTCACCCACTCACGTCCGAGCCCACTGACAGCTCCCACAGTCCCAGCCTTACCGCGTATGAATCCGAACctttctcctctcccaacgCCCTAGTCTTCATCCATGGCCTGACAGCTGGGCCCCACACAACAGATCTTACACATCTGCAGGCCGCTCTCCCTTCTGAGTACTCCATCTGGGAGCTGCGTATGCGAAGCTCCTACTCTGGATGGGGGTATTCCTCCCTTGACAACGACGTCCAGGACCTCACACGACTCGTCCGCTACCTTCGTGAGGACCTCAAGATTAAAAGGATCGTTCTGATGGGCGCTAGTACTGGATGTCAGGGTGCCCTCGAGTACAACAACCATTCTAGTCAGCCTCCGCGTGTTGATGGGTACATCTTGACATCTCCTGTCTCGGACAGAGAGGCTGCCAACACCCTCTGGTCGTCCGAGGCACTGGCTGAGAGCTTGGCTGTGGCGAAAGAGTTGATAGACCAAGGAAAGGAGTGTGTTACCATGCCAAAGAAGCATGTTCCTTTTTTGCAACGCCAGTCACGGCGGCGAGATGGTGGAGCTTTGCTGCCACTGG ACTACTTCGCTTCAGACATTTCAGATGAGGTTCTCGCAGACAAATTTGGCAGGGTGaacaagccattgttgatCTTGCCTGCTGAGAAGGATGAGATGGTCCCGGCATCGGTCGACAagcagctgttgttggaaagGTGGAGTACGGCGGCCCCTAAGGGGGTGGTAAGTGAGCTCTCGGGGTTCATTCCTGATGCTGATCATGTTGTATCCTCTTCTGAAGCCCAAAAGTGGCTTGCCGAGAGGGTTGCCAAGTTTTTGTCCAGCATCTGA